TATATGAAAATATCGCCTTTGGCTTGCGTACCCAAAAAGTTGCCGAAGCCGAGATCCGCCAGCGCGTAAATGAAGCATTGGCAGCTGTGCAGCTTAATGATTTTCACGCACGTATGCCGAGTGAATTAAGCGGTGGTCAGCAGCAGCGGGTCGCCATTGCTCGCGCTGTGGTCAATAAGCCTCGGCTGCTATTACTCGACGAAAGCCTGAGTGCGCTCGATTACAAACTGCGAAAGCAGATGCAAAACGAGTTGAAACGACTGCAACGTCAATTGGGCATTACCTTTGTTTTTGTTACTCACGATCAGGAAGAGGCATTATCAATGTCTGATCGTATCGTCGTTATGAACAACGGCACGATTGAACAACAAGGTTCACCACGAGAGATTTACGAAAACCCAGCGAACCTATTCGTTGCTCAATTCATTGGTGAGTCGAATATCTTCGATGCATTAGTATTGCAAGCAACAGCCCAAGATGAATACCAGGTAGAGATTGAACAACGCCAGTTTACGATCCATAGCGAATTACCATTGCAGCCCCAGCAACGGGTGCATGTATTGTTGCGCCCGGAAGATATGCGGCTGGTTGAGATCGCTAATGGCGCAGAGCAACAGGGCTTAATTGGTAAGGTTCTCGAGCGCAACTATAAAGGCATGACCCTTGATTCGGTGATCGAACTGGAAAGCGGTAAACAGATGCAGATCTCGGAATTCTTCGACGAAGACGACCCAGATTTTGACCACAGCTTAGGTCAACAAGTCGCAATTACCTGGGTAGCGAGTTGGGAAGTGGTATTGCCTTATGAAGGCTAGAGATCAGTTCAAATGGGTCAGTCTTGGGCTGTTAACCACCTGGTTGGTACTGTTCGTGCTCTTCCCTAACCTGATGGTGGTTGCAGTCTCCTTTTTGACATCCGACGTCAAAGAGATGATCCGCCCCGAGTTTAGCCTCGATAGCTATGCCAAGTTGATTGATCCGCTTTACGCTAAGGTATTGCTGCATTCAATCTATCTGGCGGGCGTGACAACCATCATCTGCCTATTAGTGGGGTACCCCGCTGCGTGGTTGATCAGCACCTGCTCAAAACGAGTGCAAGGATTACTGCTGTTCCTTATTGTCGTGCCTTTTTGGACCAACTCATTGATCCGTACCTACGCAATGAAGGTAATTTTGGGTAACCGCGGCATTATCAACAAGGGGTTAATGGAGTTGGGCATTATCGATAGCCCAATACGGATGATGTATACCGAAACGGCGGTAATCATCGCCTTGGTCTACATTTTGCTGCCGTTCATGATTCTGCCGTTATTCAGTGCTATCGAAAAGATGCCTAATACCTACCTTGAAGCGGCCCGAGATCTTGGCTCGACCAAATTGAATACGTTCCGGACGGTGGTTTGGCCGTTAACCCTACCTGGGGTTATCTCTGGTTGTTTATTGGTATTCCTCCCGGCCCTTGGCATGTTCTACATCGCAGATCTATTAGGCGGTGCTGGTAACTTATTGATTGGTAATATCATTCGAGATCAAATTTTGGTTGCACGGAACTGGCCTTTTGGGGCTGCGCTCAGTGTTAGCTTAATCGCCATTATGGGTCTATTGATGTGGGCGTATCACCGTGCAAATACCAGCGTTAAAGAGGCCAAAGCATGATCGGTCGTATCGGTAAGTGGGGATTTATATCGCTGCTATTTATCTACCTATATCTGCCTATTGTGGTGCTGGTAGTCAACTCATTCAATAGCACCAAAAGCGGGATCCG
The genomic region above belongs to Ferrimonas lipolytica and contains:
- the potB gene encoding spermidine/putrescine ABC transporter permease PotB is translated as MKARDQFKWVSLGLLTTWLVLFVLFPNLMVVAVSFLTSDVKEMIRPEFSLDSYAKLIDPLYAKVLLHSIYLAGVTTIICLLVGYPAAWLISTCSKRVQGLLLFLIVVPFWTNSLIRTYAMKVILGNRGIINKGLMELGIIDSPIRMMYTETAVIIALVYILLPFMILPLFSAIEKMPNTYLEAARDLGSTKLNTFRTVVWPLTLPGVISGCLLVFLPALGMFYIADLLGGAGNLLIGNIIRDQILVARNWPFGAALSVSLIAIMGLLMWAYHRANTSVKEAKA
- the potA gene encoding spermidine/putrescine ABC transporter ATP-binding protein PotA — its product is MSKDKPSAVLQLNAANKAYRDKSILSDFDLTIYDGEFVTLLGPSGCGKTTVLRIIAGLEPLDGGAIYLGNEDITRVPAEKRHINTVFQSYALFPHMTVYENIAFGLRTQKVAEAEIRQRVNEALAAVQLNDFHARMPSELSGGQQQRVAIARAVVNKPRLLLLDESLSALDYKLRKQMQNELKRLQRQLGITFVFVTHDQEEALSMSDRIVVMNNGTIEQQGSPREIYENPANLFVAQFIGESNIFDALVLQATAQDEYQVEIEQRQFTIHSELPLQPQQRVHVLLRPEDMRLVEIANGAEQQGLIGKVLERNYKGMTLDSVIELESGKQMQISEFFDEDDPDFDHSLGQQVAITWVASWEVVLPYEG